The genomic DNA GGCCGCCGACGTCTTCGCGCTCGGCATGGTGCTCTACGTCATGCTGACGGGCACGGAGCCGTTCGACGAGGGCACGCCCAACGAGATCCTGCGGGTGACCCTCGAGGCGACGCCCCCGCCTCCGTCGAGCGCGCGCGAGGGGATCCCCAGCGCGGTCGACCAGCTCGTGATGCGCTGCCTGGCTCGCGATCCGGCCGCGCGCTTCGCGGACGGGGAGGAGCTCGCGACCACGCTCCGACGCGTGCGCGCCGCCCTCGGCCGTTGACGCGGTCCCGGACCCGCGTATCCTGAACGGCCATTCATCCCCGGGAGGCCGCGTGGAGCGCAATCTGTTCTCGGAGGAGCACGAGCTCTTTCGCCGAAACGTCCGTGAGTTCTTCGAGCGCGAGGTCGTGCCGCACCAGGCGCGCTGGCGAAAAGAGGGCATCGTCGACCGAGAGGCGTGGCGAAAGGCGGGCGAAGCCGGCCTCCTGTGCCCCTGGCTCGAGGAGGAGCACGGAGGCCCGGGCGGCGAGTTCCTGCACTCCGTGATCGTGATGGAGGAGGCCGCGCGGTATTACGAGTCGGGCTTCGCGCTCGCCCTCCACAGCGACATCATCGTGCCCTACCTGCACGAGTTCGGGACGCCGGAGCAGAAGAAGCGGTGGCTGCCCGGGTGCGCGTCCGGCGAGCTGGTGACCGCGATCGCCATGACCGAGCCCGGCACCGGCTCGGACCTCGCGGCGGTGGCGACGACGGCCAAGCTCGACGGCGACGAGTACGTGCTGAACGGGGCGAAGACCTTCATCTCCAACGGGATCCTCTGCGATCTCTGCATCGTGGTGGCCAAGACGGACAACGCTCCCGAGGACGCCCACCGGAGCATGTCGCTCTTCGTCGTGGAGGCCGGCCGCGAGGGCTTCCTCAAGGGCAAGAAGCTCGAGAAGATGGGCATGGCGTCGCAGGACACGGCGGAGCTCGCCTTCGAAGACTGCCGCATCCCGAAGGAGAACCTCCTCGGCGAGGTCGGCATGGGCTTCTTCATGCTGATGCGGAAGCTCCAGCAGGAGCGGCTGGTCGTGGCCATCGGCGCGCAAGCGGCGGCCGAGAAGGTCCTCGAGGACACCATCGCCTACACCCAGGAGCGCAAGGCCTTCGGCAAGCCGATCAGCAAGTTCCAGAACACGCAGTTCCAGCTCGTCGACTGCGCGACCGAGGTGGAGGTGGGGCGCGCCTTCCTCGACCGGCTCGTCGCCGACCACGCGGCGGGCAAGTACCTCGTCAAGGAGTGCTCGATGGCGAAGCTCTGGCAGACGGAGATGAGCCAGCGCGTCATCGACAAATGCCTCCAGCTCTTCGGCGGCTACGGCTACATGCTCGAGTACCCGGTGAGCCGCGCCTTCATGGACGCGCGGGTGCAGCGCATCTACGCCGGCACCAACGAGATCATGAAGGTCATCATCGCCAAACAGATGTCCCTCTGAGTTTGGTAGCCTCCGGCGCCGATGGTAGTCGTCGATCGCTCCGCCGCCGGTTGGGTCCGGAACCTCTTCCGCTACAAGGGCACCGCGCTCCGCCGGATCTGGAAGCGCTTGCTCTTCACGGTCGCGGTCTCCGCGGTGATCACCTTCATCGACCTCGGTCCGCCCGTCCCGATCCCGGGCACCGACTGGGTGCTGCACTACCAGTTCCACGACGACCTGACGCCGCTGCCGTTCTCGCTCATCGGCGTCGCGCTCGGCATCTTCCTCGGCTTCCGGAACAACACCAGCTACGACCGCTTCTGGGAGGGCCGCAAGCTCTGGGGCCGGATGGTCAACACGAGCCGCAGCCTGACCCGCCAGATCCTCACGCTGGTCGGCCCCATGCCCGGCGAGTCGGTCTCGGACGCGGACGGCGAGGCGCTCGCCGCCTACCACCGCGAGAACGTGCGCCGGGTCGCCGCCTACGTGCACTGCTTCCGCCACCACCTGCGGGACGAGAAGGACCTGAGCGAGCTGGAGCGGCTCATCGGGGCCGACGAGGTCGCGGCGCTGGACGCCGAGAGCAACCGACCCGTCGCGCTCCTCCAGACCCTGGGCGACAACTTTCGTACCGCGTGGCTGCGCGGCTGGGTGCACGCCCAGCACCTGCCCGCGCTCGAGGGCAGCCTGACCGAGATGACCGACATCCAGGGCGGCTGCGAGCGCATCAAGAGCACGCCGATCCCCTTCAGCTACACCGCGCTCATCCACCGGATCGTGGCGATCTACTGCTACGCGCTGCCCTTCGGCATCCTCAACGCGACGCAGGAGTACACGCCCATCGTGGTGATGCTGATCGCCTACGCGTTCTTCGGGCTCGACGCGGTCGGCGACGAGATCGAGGACCCGTTCGGCACCGACGCCAACGATCTCCCGCTGACGACCATCAGCACGATGATCGAGGTCAACGTGCGTCAGCGCATCGGCGACGAAGACCTCCCGAAGATCCCGACGCCCCAGAACGAGCTGCTGCAGTAGACTCGCCCCTGCTGTTCCGGGTGGTTCGTGGAGGTTGGAATGCGCTCTGGCTCGATTCTCATTGCTTCGCTCGTCGCCGTCTCGCTGCTCCTCTTCGTCGGGCCAGCGTCGGCGCAGATGATGGTCGGCCCCGCCGACGACGTGGAGTCCATCCTCAACGGGCTCTCGCCCGGCGACGAGGTGGTGCTCGCGGACGGAATGTACGAGGTGAGCGGTCGCTTCGGGGTCACGGCGCGTGGGACCGAGAGCGAGCCCATCATCATCCGCGCGGCCGACGGAGCGCGCCCGCACTTCCACCGCCCGAACGCGTCGCAGAACATCTGGGACATCCGCGTCGAGCACGTCGTGATCCGCGGGCTCGTCTTCAGCGGCGGCTCGGCGGGGATCCGCGTCGAAGAGGCGAGCGACTTCGTCTTCGAGGGCAACGAGATCTTCGACACCGCCGACGTCGCGCTGCGGATGAACGACACCGGGCAGACGTACGAGCGGGTGCAGATCCTGCGCAACCACATCCATGACACGAGCGGGACCGGGGAGGGCATGTACCTCGGCTGCAACATGGACGGCTGCCGGCTCGCCAACGGGGTCATCGCGGGGAACTACGTGCACCACACGAACGGCCCCGGCATCTCGCAGGGCGACGGCATCGAGCTCAAGGAGGGTTCCTACGGCTGCGTGATCGCGGACAACGTCATCCACGACACCAACTACCCGTGCATCCTCGGCTACGGCACGGTCGGCAACGGCGCGCCCAACGTGGTGGAGCGGAACGTGATGTGGGGCTGCGGCGATCACGCCATCCAGTGGGCGGCCGACGCGCGCATCCGCAACAACATCATCCTCAGCGCGGGCAACAGCGGGATAGGGTCGCAGCCGCACCAGAGCGCGTCGCCGAGCGATCTCGAGATCGTGCACAACACGATCGTCCTGCCGAGCGGGCCCGCGCTGAGCGTGCGGAACCCGTCCGGCAGCGTGCTCGTGGCCAACAACGCGCTCTACGCGATGAGCGGCGCGGCCATCCTCGTGCGCGGCGACGCGTCCATGATCACCTTCGCGGGCAACGTCGGCGTCGGCGCGCTCGACGGAGTCAGCACGCCCGGCTTCACGATGGGAGACCTCGCGGCGGACTTCGCGGGCGCGATGTACTCGGGCGGGGTGCCCAACGATGTCTTCCCCGCCGCGGGCGGCGCGCTGGTGATGGGCGGCGTGACCGACCACGTGGTGACGGACGACTTCAACGGCGCGGCGCGCGGCGGCGTCGCCGACATCGGCGCGTACGCGTTCGGCGCCGGATCGAACCCGGGCTGGGCGCTGGCCGAGGAGCACAAGCCGGAGGGCGAGGCGCCGACGCCGACGGGTGACGGCGGCGTCCCGACGGGTGACGGCGGGGTCACGCCCGGAACCGACGCGTCGACGCCTGGCGCCGACGGCGGGGTCACGCCCGGGGCCGACGGCGGGCCGGGCTCGGTCGACGAGGGCGGCTGCGGCTGCCGCGCGGCGGGCTCACGCGCGCCTTCCCCGGCCTGGCTGCTGCTCGCGCTCGGCGCGCTCGCGCTGCGCCGCCGTCGCTGAGCAGCCGTCAGACCACGCGCACGAGATGGTAGCTCTTCTTGCCCGTGCGCAGGACGAGCATGGTCTCCGTGCCGAGGTCGCTCGCGGTCAGCGCGCGCTCCGCGTCGTCGACGCGCTGGTTGTTGACGTAGACGCCGCCCTGCTTGGCGAGGCGGCGGGCCGCGCCCTTCGAGGGCTGCAGGCCCGTCTTCACGAGGAGATCGAGCAGCGGCACGCCCGCCTCGAGCTCCGCCTTCGGCAGCTCGCTCGACGGCACGTCGGCGAGGAGCGGCGCGAGGTCGGCGTCGCGCAGGGTCTCGAGGCTGCCGCCAAACATGACCTGGCTCGCGGCGACGGCGCGGGCGAGGGCCTCGTCGCCGTGGATCCACCGGGTCATGTCCTCGGCGAGCGTCTTCTGGGCCGCGCGCTTGCCGGGCGCCTCGGCGTGGCCCGCCAGGATCTCCTCGATCTCGGCGAGCGGACGCCAGGAGAACATGCGCAGGAGCTTCGGCGCGTCGGCGTCGTCGAGGTTCAGGAGGTACTGGTAGAAGGCGTACGGGCTGGTGCGCTCGGGGTCGAGCCAGACGCGCAGGCCGGTGGACGTCTTGCCCATCTTCTGGCCGCTCGCGTCGAGCAGCAGCGGCGCCACGAGCCCGAAGAGCTGCGGCGCGCCCACCTTGCGCGCGAGCTCGGTGCCGGCCGTGATGTTGCCCCACTGATCGGAGCCGCCGACCTGCAGGCGGCAGCCGAGCTCGCGGCTGAGGTGCACGAAGTCGTAGGCCTGGAGCAGCTGGTAGGTGAACTCGGTGTAGCTGATGCCCTGGTCGCGATCTTCGAGCCGGCTCTTCACCGAGTCCTTCGCCATCATGTAGTTGACGGTGAGGTGCTTGCCGACGTCGCGCAGGAACTCGAGGAAGCCCATCTGGCCGAGCCAGGTGTGGTTGTTCACCACGAGCGCGCCGGTCGGCCCCTCCGAGAAGTCGAGGAGGCGCTCGAGCTGCGCGCGCTGGCCGGCGAGGTTCGCGGCGAGCGTGTCGGCGTCGAGGAGGTTGCGCTCCTCGCTCTTGCCGGACGGATCGCCGATCATGCCGGTGGCGCCGCCGACGAGCGCGATGGGCTTGTGCCCCGCCTTCTGCAGGCGGGCGAGCAGGATGGTGGGGACGAGGTTGCCGAGGTGAAGGCTGGAGGCGGTGGGATCGAAGCCCGCGTACAGGGGCACGGGGCCCTGCGAGAGCAGCTCCTTCAGCGCGTCTTCGTGCGTGACGTCGTGCACGAGACCGCGCGCCCTCAGCTCGTCGAGGATGTGCATGGCCCGCGGAGCTTGGCCGGACGGGCTCGGCTGTCAACCGCGAGCTGCGCGGCGCTCCTGTTCGCGCTCGGCGCCTGCGACGAGCCACGGCCGCCGCCGCCCGCGCCGCCGACGCCCTCCACGGAGACCGCCGGCGGCTGTGACCGCGCGCGGCTCGGAGAGGTCCTCGAGCAGCTCGGCGCGGCGCGCGTGCGGCACGAGCGCTTCCGCGGGGCCGTGCCGGTCGGAGCGCCGGTGTCGGTCGCGCTCCGGCGCTGCCGCGAGGGGGAGCCCTTCGCCGAGTGCGAGGCGCGGCATCGGGCGGGCAGCTCGCGCGGCGGCTTCGTGCAGGTCGACGGCCGCACGGAGGTGCGCTTCGCGTTCGAGCGTCGGGTCGCGGAGACGGAGCTCGGCCGGCGGCTCGAGGCGCTCGGCGAGGACGACCCCACGCTCGAGCTCGGGCGACGCACCCAGACGCGGGTGCTGACCGACCCCCGGGTGTGCGTGCGCCGCTGGGAGACCGAGCGCGTCCGGCTCCCCGAGGCCACCGCCTCCGATCTCGTCTTCGCGCACCGGCTCCGGTTCGAGGGCGAGGGTGACGACCTGGCGTGGGGCGCGGACGCGCGCGGGGCGCTGACGGTGCGCTGTCGGGCGCGTCACGAGGCGCGTCCCGGCCCGCTCGAGGGCGCGTGCGCGCCGATCGCCGACGCCGCCCTCGCGCGGGCCACCACGCGCTGCGACGAGCCGCTCCCCACCGCGGTGCGGCTGCGTCACGGAGAGGACGGCCCGAGGATCTATGGGATCTCGCCGACCGGGCTGCTCGGCGGGCGGATCGGCCTCCAGAACGGCGACGGCCTGGTGTCCGCGTGCGGGAACGCGATCGCGTCGCGCGCCGATCTCGAGCGCGTCATCGGCGAGGGGCGCTGCGCGCTCGTGGTCTCGCGGGGCGGCGAGGCGGTGCGTATCTCGCTCGAGGAGGCTTGCGGTGAGGCGTCCGAGCCTGCACAGGGAGAGGCACGATGAGATCGCACCTGCTCTGGACCGCGCTGCTGACCCTCGGTTGCTCGTTCGCCGCCCCCTCCGGCGTCGAGCCCGAAGAGGAAGAGGCGGAGGAGCCCGGTGAGGAGCCGCCGGCTCCCGCGCCCGCCGTCGGGCCGAACCGCGCGCGCACGGTCTATGTCCCCGCCTACTCGTCCATCGGGCCGCCGCAGGGGAGGCCGACGCTGCTCGAGATCACGCTGAGCGTGCGGAACGTGGACCCGGGCGCGACGGTGACGCTCACGCACGTCGACTACTACGACACGTCGGGCCATCGCGTGCGCCGCTACCTGCGCGCGCCGCGCCCGCTCCAGCCTCTCGAGACGGTGGAGTTCTTCGTCGCGGCGATGGACGAGGCGGGCGGCTCGGGGGCGAACTTCCTGGTGTACTGGGAGGGGCCCGATGACGCGCAGGCGCTCATGACCGAGACCGTGATGGTCGGCCACGCGGGCGGCGGGCACTACTCGTTCACCTCCCGGGGCGTGGAGCTCGATCGCGCCCCCGTCCTCCCGGCGGTGAGGGCGCAGTAGACGTCCCTCGGTCCTCGAGGGCGGGCGGCCCGAGCACGCGCCCCGCGTGCCGCCCCGGACGAGAGCGGCTGAGCTCACCCGGGCGAAGCCCCTCGAACGAGGGATCGCGCTCGTGGGCGCGCGCGAGGCAGACCGCGACGCGCTCCTCGCCGTACGCGGCCAGGCGCTGTCGCGCGCGGTCCGACTCGAGGGTGGGCAGCGAGGCGCGCGCGCTCAGCCGCGCGGCCAGGGCATAGCGCTCCACCGCGAGGCACTCGACGGGCCGGACCAGCTCGTCGAGGGTGGCGCGGAGCGCGTCCTCGAGGCGCGCGCGCACCTCGTCTCGCGCGGCCGGCGAGGCGCCGCGGATCTGCCGGCGCACATCGTCCGGGAGGGTGAAGCGCGACGCGAGGACCACGCGGACCAGCGCCTCGTAGCGCTCGCCCTGTCGGCGCAGGGCGGAGATGCCCTCGCGGGCGCGACCCATCGCGTGCACGGCGGCGTAGGCGTCGATGACGGGCGCCGCGCGCGCGCTCTCCTCGCGCACGCGAGCCCGGAGGGCGTCCACGTAGCGCCGCATGCTCGGTCGACGACCCGGATCGATCGCCGGGTGGGTCGTCTCCGCCGCGCGCAGGTCGGCGAGGGCGAGCGCGGCGCGGGCCGCGAGCTCGGCCTCCTCCGCGCTCGGCGCGATCGACGCGGCGGAGAACGCGCTCCGGGTCTCGTGCAGGGCGCGCTCGCGCGTCGGGGCGTCTCCGAGCGCCGCCGCCGCCTCCGCCCGCGTCCACCACGCGCGCACCGTCGGGGCGTCGGCCCGCGCCTCATCGGACAGCCAGCCGTCCAGCGCGCGCGCCGCCGCCCTCGCGTCGCCCGCGGTCAGCATCTCCTCCGCGGCCGCGAGCCTCGCCGCGCGCGCCAGGTCTCCGTCGAGCCGCTCCGCCGCCCGGGTCCACGCGCGCGCCGCGTCCGCGTGCCGCCCGAGCCGCGCGGTGAGGATGGCCGCGTTCACCGCCGCGTCGCGCCGGCGCTCGGACATCTCTTCGTCGCCGCCCGCGAAGCGCGGGGTGGTCAGCAGGGTCTCGTAGCCGGCGAGGGCGCGCTCGTAGTCGAACGCGCGCTGGGCGCTCCGCGCGAGCTGGAAGTGGGCGTCGGCCACGATCGCGTCGAGCTCGCGGCGCGCCGCCTCGTCGGCGCCCCGGCGCGGGCCGAGCTCGTCCACGATGCGCTGGTAGATCGTCGCGGCCGCGGCCGGGCGCGCCGCCTCGTCCGCCAGCAGCTGCGCCGCGAGGTGGAGCGCGGCGGGCGTCTGCGGGTGCGCCGGGGCGCGGTCCGCGCTCGAGACGAGCCGGGCCGCCACGTGCTCGGCGCGGGCCCGACGATCGGCGCCGTCGGGGATCCCCTCCATCGCGCGCGCCTCGTCGAGCAGGCGGCGGAAGCGCACCGCGACCTCGAGGCGCGGCACGTGCTCGCAGAGCTCCCCCTCGCAGCCCTCGGCCAGCACGGGCTCGGCGTCGGGGGCGAAGCTGCAGCGCCGGGCGCGCACCTCCGAGGTCAGCCGCTCGAGCGCGTCGAGGTCCTCGCGCGCCGTCGCGATGGCGTGCATCGCCCACCACGCGTCCCGCCCGACCTCGGACGCAGCCGGGCCCGCGCAGTGCGCCGTGAAGAGCGCGTGGAAGCGACGGTTGGCGGCCTCCGCGTAGCCGAAGCGCTCGAGCAGGACGGCGTTGTTGAAGGCGAACGCGTCGCGCACGCGCTCCTCGTCTTCGGCCGGGGTGACCCAGCGTACGTAGATCTCCCGCGCGCGGGCGACGCGCTGGAGCGCGAGCGGGACCTCGCGCGGCGCGCTCGCGGGCTCCTCGGGGAGCGCCGTTCGGGCCGCCTCGGCGACGCGCGCGAAGCTCTCGACCACGCGGCGGGCGGCGCGGGCGAAGAGGCGGTCGTCCACGCGCGAGTCCCGGACGGCGGCGTAGACCTCGGCCGCCTCGGCCCATCGCCCCGACCAGTACAAGGCGTCGGCGAGGTCGTAGCGGATGGCGTAGCGGCTCGGGTGGTTGGGGTAGGCGGAGACGTAGCGGCGGTAGACCTCGACCGCGCGGTCGTAGTGCCGGCGCGCGTCCGCGTCGCTCCGGTGTCGCGCCCGCTGCGCGCGCTCGTGGTGGATGTGAGCGACGGTCTCGAGGGCCCGGCGGCCGAGCTGCTCGAGGCGCGCGCGGTCTGCGTGGCAGCCCTCGGGCGCGCGCGTGGCGAGGGCCTCGAGCGCCTCGAGCGCGGCGTCCTCGTCCCCGCGCTGACGGTGCGCGCGCACGATCGAGAGGTGCACGTCGGCGTCGTCGCACGCCTGGAAGCCGGCGAGCCGGAGCCGCCACGCGAAGATGGCCTCGTCGGGGTGAGCCTGCTCGAAGAGCACGTCCCCCACGCGTCGGTACACCTCGCGGGCCCAGGGCCGGTCGTGGGGCCAGAGGCTCGGATCCTCGAGCCGCTCGAGCGGGTGTGCGCCGCCCGCGGCGTGGTCGGGTTGCCCGTCTTCGTCCCAGTCGTCCCACGCGAGCGTCAATGCGATGTACTGGAGCGCCTCGTCACGCAGCTCCGAGCCCGCGCGACCCGTCGCCCGCTCGACCTCGTCCGAGTGATCGATCAGCTGCGCGAAGCGCTCGATGGCCTCGGCGTAGTGGCCGGCGCGGTAGTGACTCCAGGCGAGCTTGTAGAGCCCGAACGCGTACAGCCGGTCCGCCGGCGCGGCGACGACGTGCCGGTACGCGCCGATCGCGGCGTCGAGGTCGGCGACGTCGAAGTGGATCTCCCCGAGCCGAAGCCAGACCTCCACCTCGAGCTCGCTCGCCAGCGCGGGCGCGCAGCCGACGTAGGCCTGCAACGTGGGCGTTCGCCGACGCTCCGCGTCTCGCTCCAGGGCGGGGTGGTGGAGCGAAGGCTGCGCGAGCGGCGCGTCTCCGCCGTCCGACGACGGCCGGGGTGGATACCCGTGCACGTTCGCGCAGACCAGCGCGCGGTACACGTCCGCCGCCTCGTGCTCTCGACCGGACTCGGCCAGGGCCCAGCCGAGGAGATAGGCCGCCCGGTCGCGCCGCTCGTAGCGCGGGAACTCGAGCACCACGCGCTCCGTCGCGGCGATGGCCGGGGACAGCTCGAGCCGGTCCGTCCGGCCCGTGTCCAGCGCGTCGAAGGCCCGCTCGGTGTAGAGCTCCGCGAGGCGCAAGAGCGCGTCCGGGGTGTGGCGCGGGGCCCGCGGGTGCGCGCGCACGAAGGCCTCGAGCCGGGCCAGCGCCTCCCGGCGCGCCGCCGCCTCGAGCCGACGCTCCGCGCGGAGCAGGGACGCGCGCCGCCCCAGCACCGAGCGCCGCTCGGCCCTCGCGCGGCGCTCGGCCAGCGCGTCCACGTCGCGCCGATAGGCCCGAAGCCGGTCGCCGAAGCGCGTCAGCTCCCCTTCCAGCTCCGCAAGCCCCGCCGCGCTCTCCGCGCTCGGCGTCGGGCGCGCGTCGAGCGGCCGATCCGGCACGTCGAGGAAGCTCGGCTCCCTCGGCTCCTGGGCCGCCGCGCCCCCGGCGCCCGAGACCGTCACCGCGGTCACGGAGGCGAGGCACAGCAGCAGGCGCGAACATCGCATCGACAGACTCATGATGGGGGCTCGCCGTGCACGACGCACGCCCCGCCCGGACCGGCTCGCGGTCGCCGACCTCAGAAGGGATTCGGCGGCAGGCGGGGGCCGTCGACGCGCGGCTCGCCGGTCAGCGGGTCCAGCGTGCCGGGCGCGACGCGGAGGATGCGGTCGGTGGGCGGGTAGCGCAGCCGGCGCTCCTCGAGGCGGATCCCCGCCGGGCCGCGGAGGGTGCGCGAGCGGAGCACCAGGAAGCCCTGGATCGGACGCTGTGAGATTTGCTGCTCTCCGGGCGAGATGGCCGCGTCTTCGACGTACCGGTCGCCCCAGGGCTCGGTCTCGATCACCCGCCGCTCCCACTGCACCTCGCGGGGGCGCTCCCGGCCGAAGAGCTCGACCACCATGCGGCCGTCCTCGGCCCAGGCGCGCACCGTCACGGGGAAGGGGAACGGGTTGGCGAGCACCAGGTCGACGTTCGGCCACACCACCGTCGCGTCGAGCCCCATCGGGATGTAGGCGCTCGGACGGGAGTGGGGCACGTGGTCGATGACGTCGAGCCCGCCCAGGAAGGCGGCGGCGTGGAGCGTGCTCGCGACCTGGCAGACTCCGCCCCCGAGGCCGTCGACCATCTCACCGTCGACGATGACGTGCGCTTCTCGGTAGCCGGCGTCCCGGGAGCGCGCGCCGACCTGGTCGTTGAAGGAGAGCTGGCCATGGGGCGCCACGGTGGCTCCGTCGAGCGCGCGGGCCGCGACGGCGAGGTTGTGGGAGCGGTCCCGCTCGCGGGGCGTGTAGTCGGTGGCGTAGCGGGCGATCAGGACCGGGCGCCGCGCGGCGGGGACCGGCGGGAGCGCCGCCTCGCCGACCCCGCTGGGCAGCACGGTGACGGGGAGGCTCACCGCGAGTCGGCCCGCCTCGAGCGCGCGCACGAGCTCTGCCGCGGCGGCCTCCCGGTCGAGCCGCGCGCCGTCCGCGCTCAGCCGCGCCACGCCCCCCCGACCGTCCAGCTCCGCCGGGCGCGCCGGGCGGTCGACCTCGTGGGCGAGCGATTCGACGAAGGCGGCGGCCGGGGCCGGATCCACGCGGACCGTCCAGTCGAGGTCGGCCCGGCCCATGAACGCCGTCGCCAGCGCGCGGAGATCGGAGAGCGGGTCACCGCTGCGCCCGTAGCCTGCGATCCGCCGCCGAGTCGCCGCGCGATCGACCTGCGCGCCCAGGGCCCGGCGGGCCCGCCCGTGGAAGGTGCCGTCCGCTTCGACCCGCAGCTCCGCCCCGTCCCAGCGCTCGGCGCGGGCGTCGATCGCGCTCATCTCGCCGAGGGGCTCCCCGCCGAGGCGCAGCCCGGGGGCGGGGCCGTCCACCGCGAGGTGCGTCGCCCACGCCGCGAAGGGCGACAGGAGCAGCAGGGCGGCGCAGCCGAGGCCGAGCTGGAGCGGACGGGACACGATTCTCCGATCCTAACCCGTGCCAGCGGGGGTGTGCTCACGGTGACGTGCTCATGCCCCCTTGCTCCTGGCCGCGGCGGATGCATGTTTCCCCCCACTCCATTGTCCACCGACGATCACGTCCTTCTGGACGTCCCCTACACCCGCCAGCCCGACGACGTCAGCTGCGGACCCACCTGCCTCTACAAGGTCTTTCGCCACTACGGCGACGCCCGGACCTTCGACGACGTGGCCGCCGGCGTCCGCCGGAACGACGACGGGGGCACGCTCGGCGTCTACCTCGCCCAGGCCGCGGTGGAGATGGGCTACCGGGTCACCATCTACAGCTACAACCTGCGCGTCTTCGACCCCACCTGGAGCGAGCTGAGCGCGGACAAGCTGCAGGCCAAGCTGCGCACCCGCGCGGCGGTCAAGGACGAGCCCAAGCTCCAGGAGACCATCCTCGCCTACGCCGACTTCCTGGCCGCGGGCGGGGTGATCCGCTTCGCCGATCTCGACGGCGATCTCCTGGTCAGCACGCTCCGTAACGGCTTCCCGGTCATCTGCGGCCTGAGCGCCACGTACCTCTACCAGACGGCGCGGGAGGATCCGATCACCAACGCCTTCGACGACGTCGCGGGCGAGCCGAGCGGGCACTTCCTCGTCATCTGC from Sandaracinaceae bacterium includes the following:
- a CDS encoding DUF3124 domain-containing protein, giving the protein MRSHLLWTALLTLGCSFAAPSGVEPEEEEAEEPGEEPPAPAPAVGPNRARTVYVPAYSSIGPPQGRPTLLEITLSVRNVDPGATVTLTHVDYYDTSGHRVRRYLRAPRPLQPLETVEFFVAAMDEAGGSGANFLVYWEGPDDAQALMTETVMVGHAGGGHYSFTSRGVELDRAPVLPAVRAQ
- a CDS encoding bestrophin family ion channel gives rise to the protein MVVVDRSAAGWVRNLFRYKGTALRRIWKRLLFTVAVSAVITFIDLGPPVPIPGTDWVLHYQFHDDLTPLPFSLIGVALGIFLGFRNNTSYDRFWEGRKLWGRMVNTSRSLTRQILTLVGPMPGESVSDADGEALAAYHRENVRRVAAYVHCFRHHLRDEKDLSELERLIGADEVAALDAESNRPVALLQTLGDNFRTAWLRGWVHAQHLPALEGSLTEMTDIQGGCERIKSTPIPFSYTALIHRIVAIYCYALPFGILNATQEYTPIVVMLIAYAFFGLDAVGDEIEDPFGTDANDLPLTTISTMIEVNVRQRIGDEDLPKIPTPQNELLQ
- a CDS encoding tetratricopeptide repeat protein, producing the protein MRCSRLLLCLASVTAVTVSGAGGAAAQEPREPSFLDVPDRPLDARPTPSAESAAGLAELEGELTRFGDRLRAYRRDVDALAERRARAERRSVLGRRASLLRAERRLEAAARREALARLEAFVRAHPRAPRHTPDALLRLAELYTERAFDALDTGRTDRLELSPAIAATERVVLEFPRYERRDRAAYLLGWALAESGREHEAADVYRALVCANVHGYPPRPSSDGGDAPLAQPSLHHPALERDAERRRTPTLQAYVGCAPALASELEVEVWLRLGEIHFDVADLDAAIGAYRHVVAAPADRLYAFGLYKLAWSHYRAGHYAEAIERFAQLIDHSDEVERATGRAGSELRDEALQYIALTLAWDDWDEDGQPDHAAGGAHPLERLEDPSLWPHDRPWAREVYRRVGDVLFEQAHPDEAIFAWRLRLAGFQACDDADVHLSIVRAHRQRGDEDAALEALEALATRAPEGCHADRARLEQLGRRALETVAHIHHERAQRARHRSDADARRHYDRAVEVYRRYVSAYPNHPSRYAIRYDLADALYWSGRWAEAAEVYAAVRDSRVDDRLFARAARRVVESFARVAEAARTALPEEPASAPREVPLALQRVARAREIYVRWVTPAEDEERVRDAFAFNNAVLLERFGYAEAANRRFHALFTAHCAGPAASEVGRDAWWAMHAIATAREDLDALERLTSEVRARRCSFAPDAEPVLAEGCEGELCEHVPRLEVAVRFRRLLDEARAMEGIPDGADRRARAEHVAARLVSSADRAPAHPQTPAALHLAAQLLADEAARPAAAATIYQRIVDELGPRRGADEAARRELDAIVADAHFQLARSAQRAFDYERALAGYETLLTTPRFAGGDEEMSERRRDAAVNAAILTARLGRHADAARAWTRAAERLDGDLARAARLAAAEEMLTAGDARAAARALDGWLSDEARADAPTVRAWWTRAEAAAALGDAPTRERALHETRSAFSAASIAPSAEEAELAARAALALADLRAAETTHPAIDPGRRPSMRRYVDALRARVREESARAAPVIDAYAAVHAMGRAREGISALRRQGERYEALVRVVLASRFTLPDDVRRQIRGASPAARDEVRARLEDALRATLDELVRPVECLAVERYALAARLSARASLPTLESDRARQRLAAYGEERVAVCLARAHERDPSFEGLRPGELSRSRPGRHAGRVLGPPALEDRGTSTAPSPPGGRGRDRAPRPGR
- a CDS encoding acyl-CoA dehydrogenase family protein codes for the protein MERNLFSEEHELFRRNVREFFEREVVPHQARWRKEGIVDREAWRKAGEAGLLCPWLEEEHGGPGGEFLHSVIVMEEAARYYESGFALALHSDIIVPYLHEFGTPEQKKRWLPGCASGELVTAIAMTEPGTGSDLAAVATTAKLDGDEYVLNGAKTFISNGILCDLCIVVAKTDNAPEDAHRSMSLFVVEAGREGFLKGKKLEKMGMASQDTAELAFEDCRIPKENLLGEVGMGFFMLMRKLQQERLVVAIGAQAAAEKVLEDTIAYTQERKAFGKPISKFQNTQFQLVDCATEVEVGRAFLDRLVADHAAGKYLVKECSMAKLWQTEMSQRVIDKCLQLFGGYGYMLEYPVSRAFMDARVQRIYAGTNEIMKVIIAKQMSL
- a CDS encoding right-handed parallel beta-helix repeat-containing protein gives rise to the protein MRSGSILIASLVAVSLLLFVGPASAQMMVGPADDVESILNGLSPGDEVVLADGMYEVSGRFGVTARGTESEPIIIRAADGARPHFHRPNASQNIWDIRVEHVVIRGLVFSGGSAGIRVEEASDFVFEGNEIFDTADVALRMNDTGQTYERVQILRNHIHDTSGTGEGMYLGCNMDGCRLANGVIAGNYVHHTNGPGISQGDGIELKEGSYGCVIADNVIHDTNYPCILGYGTVGNGAPNVVERNVMWGCGDHAIQWAADARIRNNIILSAGNSGIGSQPHQSASPSDLEIVHNTIVLPSGPALSVRNPSGSVLVANNALYAMSGAAILVRGDASMITFAGNVGVGALDGVSTPGFTMGDLAADFAGAMYSGGVPNDVFPAAGGALVMGGVTDHVVTDDFNGAARGGVADIGAYAFGAGSNPGWALAEEHKPEGEAPTPTGDGGVPTGDGGVTPGTDASTPGADGGVTPGADGGPGSVDEGGCGCRAAGSRAPSPAWLLLALGALALRRRR
- the tyrS gene encoding tyrosine--tRNA ligase; this encodes MHILDELRARGLVHDVTHEDALKELLSQGPVPLYAGFDPTASSLHLGNLVPTILLARLQKAGHKPIALVGGATGMIGDPSGKSEERNLLDADTLAANLAGQRAQLERLLDFSEGPTGALVVNNHTWLGQMGFLEFLRDVGKHLTVNYMMAKDSVKSRLEDRDQGISYTEFTYQLLQAYDFVHLSRELGCRLQVGGSDQWGNITAGTELARKVGAPQLFGLVAPLLLDASGQKMGKTSTGLRVWLDPERTSPYAFYQYLLNLDDADAPKLLRMFSWRPLAEIEEILAGHAEAPGKRAAQKTLAEDMTRWIHGDEALARAVAASQVMFGGSLETLRDADLAPLLADVPSSELPKAELEAGVPLLDLLVKTGLQPSKGAARRLAKQGGVYVNNQRVDDAERALTASDLGTETMLVLRTGKKSYHLVRVV